CGTGGCCAGGTGCTCGGTCTGCATCAGAACGGCATGCTGGCAGGGCAGGCGCTGTGCGCCGTGCTCGCCGGCGCGATCGCCGACCTGGTCCCGACGTACCAGGCCGTCGCGCTGCTGGCCGGGGCCTCGCTGGCCGCCACCGTCGCGCTCACCTCGGGGCTGCGGCGGACCGCACCCGCACCCGTCGCGGCGACCAAGCGGGACGGCTGAGCGGCAGGCCCCTCCCCGAATTGCCCTCGGGCTGCCACACTCTGCCGATGGCCGCTCGACCGACCCGGCGTGGTCTCCTGCTCGCGGGGGCAGGGGCAACGGTGCTGGCGGTCGGGGCGGGCTGGGCGGCCCGCGACCTGATCCGGCCCGCGCCGGCACGACCGGTGCCGCCGGACGCGCCGACCGGCGACGAGCGGCTCACCAGCCGTCCGTCCGCCGCGCGTGGTCGTACTGTCGACTTCTACACCGCCGTCCCGGACGGGTACGGCGACGGTCGGGGGTTGCCGGTCTGCCTCGTGCTGCACGGCGCGTCCACCACCGCTCGGGACTTCCCCGGGCTCGGCCTGGGCCGCTTCCTCACCGACGCGGTCCGCCGGGGCGCGGCACCGTTCGTCCTGGCAGGAGCGACCGGCGACCGGCTTTCCTGGCGTCCCTCCGGGCGGGACGACCCGCAACGGATGGTGCGCGAGGAGTTGCCAGCCTGGTGCGCCGAGCGGGGCTTCGACGCCACCCGGTTGGCGGGCTGGGGCTGGTCGATGGGTGGCTACGGCTCGTTGCTGCTCGCCGGGACCTGGCCGGGGTTGCTCCGGGCGGTGGCGGCCTTCTCCCCCGCCGTCGCGCCCGGCGATGCCGTCTTCGCCAACGTCGACCGGCTGCGCGGCACACCGCTGGCCCTCTGGTGCGGTCGGCAGGACGACTTCCTGGACGACGTGCAGGCGCTGGAGCGGGCACTGCCCGAGCCGGCCGCCCGGGCGGAGTACGCCGACGGCCGACACGACTTCGGCTACTGGGGCCGGATGATCCCGAGCGCCTTCGACTTCGTCGCGGCGGCGTTGGCTGCCCCCGCCCGGTCTCCCGGCCCGGGATGAGCACATCCCGGGCCCGCGGCCTACCGCCGTCTCAGTACGTGTAGAAGCCCTTGCCGGTCTTGCGGCCCAGGTCGCCCGCGGTGACCATGCGCTGGAGCAGCTCCGGCGGGAAGAACTTCTCGTCGGCCGTG
This portion of the Micromonospora zamorensis genome encodes:
- a CDS encoding alpha/beta hydrolase; translation: MAARPTRRGLLLAGAGATVLAVGAGWAARDLIRPAPARPVPPDAPTGDERLTSRPSAARGRTVDFYTAVPDGYGDGRGLPVCLVLHGASTTARDFPGLGLGRFLTDAVRRGAAPFVLAGATGDRLSWRPSGRDDPQRMVREELPAWCAERGFDATRLAGWGWSMGGYGSLLLAGTWPGLLRAVAAFSPAVAPGDAVFANVDRLRGTPLALWCGRQDDFLDDVQALERALPEPAARAEYADGRHDFGYWGRMIPSAFDFVAAALAAPARSPGPG